One stretch of Macrobrachium nipponense isolate FS-2020 chromosome 16, ASM1510439v2, whole genome shotgun sequence DNA includes these proteins:
- the LOC135195796 gene encoding uncharacterized protein LOC135195796: METGITAGPSTESIIPNKKNCLKENNKIIFGIFRALGFFPVKWEPSKSTYVVQPGPFVVSYTFWFLWPLLGLGVASVGMKLFNLNENLDKVDDVIETSLFILGFAVAPAIVTYSIKLIAKYIPQILEDISNLCEMDVGFKTPMNIHIPSSKQKALSSKVEFINSQKSQDHEKMLFYVPLVTVFVSIVAFIIAWAFGIYEVVDWATLEQEWPFFIMQFTYLTQPAISNWFCAVFLEWLRLVYEALRVEFDYLYHNTLAYLQETTKPQRGRNCPSVAYSEENVKLTGDYVDKLQEIFVLLSEGVLKFTSSVNFLVCLISAVFCTLELLRSFRLIMYMVPLALAIGNMALFCYKSDCLMNEYERILLILKKTVRLKRRNPDLLPYNELHILRENLLELPPQVVIFGGYRVGNGLLVAAHGFILSYAMLANDILDMHDQLTPPSNATSGV; the protein is encoded by the exons ATGGAGACGGGTATCACTGCCGGTCCAAGCACTGAAAGCATAATACCAAACAAAAAGAATTGCTTGAAGGAAAATAATAAGATCATATTTGGCATTTTCAGAGCTTTGGGATTCTTCCCAGTGAAATGGGAGCCTTCAAAGTCTACGTACGTTGTTCAACCAGGACCTTTCGTCGTCTCCTACACATTTTGGTTTCTATGGCCTCTACTGGGCCTTGGTGTGGCGTCGGTTGGCATGAAGCTCTTCAATCTAAATGAGAATTTAGATAAAGTGGATGATGTCATCGAGACGTCTTTATTCATTCTAGGGTTCGCTGTTGCTCCTGCAATTGTCACCTACTCCATTAAGCTCATAGCTAAGTACATCCCTCAGATCTTAGAGGACATATCCAACCTGTGTGAGATGGACGTTGGATTCAAAACCCCCATGAACATCCACATACCAAGCAGCAAGCAGAAGGCCCTTTCCTCAAAGGTCGAGTTCATAAACTCTCAGAAATCTCAGGATCATGAGAAAATGCTCTTTTATGTGCCATTGGTAACAGTATTCGTATCCATTGTGGCCTTTATAATCGCATGGGCCTTTGGTATTTATGAAGTAGTGGACTGGGCCACTTTGGAACAAGAGTGGCCTTTCTTCATCATGCAGTTTACATACCTCACTCAGCCGGCAATAAGCAATTGGTTCTGCGCCGTCTTCTTAGAGTGGCTAAGGCTAGTCTATGAGGCACTTCGAGTCGAGTTCGATTATTTATATCACAACACTTTGGCATATCTACaagaaacgactaagccacagaGAGGCCGTAACTGTCCATCAGTCGCCTACAGTGAAGAGAATGTAAAACTTACGGGTGACTATGTAGACAAACTGCAAGAGATTTTCGTTTTACTGAGCGAGGGAGTTTTAAAATTTACTTCATCTGTCAACTTCCTGGTCTGCTTAATCAGCGCTGTATTCTGCACATTGGAACTACTCAGAAGTTTCCGCCTTATTATGTACATGGTTCCCTTGGCCCTCGCAATTGGCAATATGGCATTGTTTTGTTACAAGTCAGACTGCTTGATGAATGAG TACGAACGCATCCTGCTCATCCTGAAAAAGACGGTCCGGCTCAAGCGACGAAACCCGGATCTTCTGCCTTACAACGAACTCCACATTCTGCGGGAAAACCTCCTGGAACTCCCGCCGCAAGTCGTCATCTTCGGCGGGTATCGAGTGGGAAATGGCCTGCTCGTCGCCGCCCACGGTTTCATCCTGTCCTACGCGATGCTCGCGAATGACATCCTGGATATGCATGACCAACTCACCCCGCCGAGTAACGCGACTAGCGGGGTTTag